A single genomic interval of Spinacia oleracea cultivar Varoflay chromosome 6, BTI_SOV_V1, whole genome shotgun sequence harbors:
- the LOC110793765 gene encoding uncharacterized protein: MGWTYSRDAPDTLLEVFSVRMYSDEIDDISAAEFDGEVRVTDIATDINLYNPKEGEKPVLPDGTLRLTGPFRCIVAPYACVHLNLVEKSRNLEVCNGEFELSPYVNVVPYDERLSTLVSGKHGFAIINFMLYSCAVQAIVEVSLVTTDHVHGNDLISCPASLYGYIHASNDLRSYNCAYDLKFFQSVLFNVSKENPKEPNTSDGSKIVPLSRSIVAVPIKSQLIIKAQLFDAGTEANIADDTASFMAATSGSESRIIGGIMVKVDWLIDPFGTPGTIRPCTGGKSTSRRKRLSEAMSK, from the coding sequence ATGGGTTGGACATACTCGAGAGATGCTCCGGATACTCTACTGGAGGTATTCTCAGTGAGGATGTATAGTGATGAAATTGATGATATTAGTGCAGCCGAATTTGATGGTGAAGTGCGGGTTACTGACATAGCTACAGATATAAATTTGTATAACCCAAAAGAAGGGGAAAAGCCAGTTCTTCCAGATGGTACATTGCGTTTGACAGGGCCTTTTCGTTGCATAGTTGCCCCATATGCATGCGTGCATCTCAATCTTGTGGAGAAGAGTCGGAACCTTGAAGTTTGTAATGGTGAATTTGAATTGAGTCCTTATGTTAACGTGGTTCCGTATGACGAGCGTTTGAGCACTCTAGTTTCAGGGAAGCATGGCTTTGCTATAATCAACTTCATGTTGTACTCTTGTGCTGTTCAGGCTATTGTCGAGGTTTCACTTGTTACCACTGATCATGTTCATGGGAATGATCTGATTTCCTGTCCTGCATCCCTTTACGGTTATATTCATGCTAGTAACGACTTGCGCAGTTATAATTGTGCTTATGATTTGAAGTTTTTCCAAAGTGTTCTGTTTAATGTTTCAAAGGAGAATCCCAAAGAGCCAAATACTTCTGATGGCTCGAAAATAGTCCCACTGTCAAGAAGTATAGTGGCTGTACCGATCAAGTCCCAACTTATTATCAAGGCACAGTTGTTTGATGCAGGAACTGAGGCTAATATTGCAGATGATACTGCATCTTTTATGGCAGCAACCTCTGGGTCAGAGTCTAGAATTATTGGTGGCATCATGGTTAAGGTAGACTGGCTTATTGATCCTTTTGGTACTCCGGGGACAATTCGACCATGTACTGGAGGGAAATCCACATCAAGAAGAAAGAGGCTGAGTGAAGCCATGTCAAAGTAA